The following proteins are encoded in a genomic region of Planococcus lenghuensis:
- a CDS encoding SDR family oxidoreductase, producing MAVMLDHTPLRREGEPSEIASALGFLLSDAASYITGIDLRVDGGTVANLPRMKNALS from the coding sequence ATGGCAGTGATGCTGGATCACACGCCCCTCCGTCGGGAAGGCGAACCTTCGGAAATTGCTTCGGCGTTGGGATTCCTGCTGAGTGATGCCGCTTCGTATATTACGGGCATCGATTTACGTGTAGATGGCGGTACAGTCGCAAACTTGCCGAGAATGAAAAATGCCTTGTCCTAA
- a CDS encoding AAA domain-containing protein, with translation MVLAKTAAYKASLRMTKTASEKMRGFGISERSFFMADRPFQVFIERYPASADGSLSAAFIIGGPEMARMSEREPEGAMVLHCVVANHRLLVTNVTMRKANQALGTNWQREESIAFDSSRDPVSVALLNLINRMTPAKESSEYVKKRISSWEGYLKIQERGMDIPDMKTPYAKLAFSHDFSRITLTGCQLKDKEWKTLKGLSVRLAGIDGDVGTVIKAANRTVEIELQPYVIKQLREKGHVLSKREVVFSNFAALSQIRRLRQGFTNLEKGLAVNPNLDRLLFEEQPPVAPLKEIQPLTFHNRLNEFQQRAVTGAVAAEDLYVIQGPPGTGKTTVISEICLQNAKKGLKTLVASQSNLAVDNALGRLLANKDIRILRVGRTESIEEDGKKFIEENVGQYWKDHTLKEISAQYEAREKRGIELEQELAAIEQRYQELQPVFERLAKAVEEKKTAQNTHRNIQAVLKEEQNEVISLESAKEQALQEQRELTQKRQTLLELIRKQEILLESKSLAWFENEDKRISDKIRQLERALLARKLEDQLAAGKQELAEIEDKRGQVSVRLEHQNALIDEIDNTKKVDSLMRLMADHNIKETPAIDYEMNKLEMIREEMSERQKLAQHNESITAAISYVEKLLAPAGVALDQLKAQAVNTGETFPSKEIEQFLEKLRTFLKTNKQLEPAVLGKALAGLYKRQHHLWQRGAKLKSPEVYIEDSKRAFGQLKKMLNAETLKQQQQDLMLDQKWQTALDKKRSELTALEEQLNQLSVDIEIPADIEAAIDEQKTARTELQKEKFSHEQTAERLEELQKDNKQQVTALERNEATRTEVQAELARLQERMADKEQELDGLKEILSADPEAEYEETAKQIASLSFRNESLRQEQKNLLLLQSIQKKWLGLLNEANDHDLDEIRKLYIKHANVIGTTCVASARKDFIDNYPVFDVVIIDEVSKATPPELLLPMLKGKKIILVGDHHQLPPLLGNDTLEETLEEMIKDNSGFEEKRELEKLLEESLFERLYKNLPEANKTMLAIQYRMHADIMETISPFYKGENKQLQCGLEDSDRERDHLLESRSVKRSNHLMWLDLPNEPAYFEERMSGGKSLYNSAELNEISALLIEMNEAVAEAKQAGRMEADELKSVGVISFYGEQVKRLQRMIDQELRLPHLTIRTGTVDRFQGSEMEIILLSMVRNNHNQHGDIGFAKDYRRLNVALSRAKQLLVLVGSSDMFTQRAKKEETKNMYRHVLDVVKRKNGLKQLRGSKG, from the coding sequence ATGGTACTGGCAAAAACAGCTGCATATAAAGCTTCCTTACGAATGACAAAGACCGCTTCAGAGAAGATGAGAGGGTTCGGCATCAGCGAACGCTCCTTTTTTATGGCGGACCGGCCATTTCAGGTATTCATCGAACGCTATCCGGCAAGTGCGGATGGCTCTCTTTCGGCCGCATTCATTATTGGCGGACCCGAGATGGCCCGCATGTCGGAACGTGAGCCGGAAGGGGCGATGGTCCTTCACTGCGTGGTCGCGAACCACCGGCTGCTGGTGACGAATGTGACGATGCGGAAAGCCAACCAAGCACTCGGGACGAATTGGCAGCGCGAGGAGTCGATCGCTTTCGACAGTTCCCGCGACCCGGTTTCAGTGGCGCTCCTCAATTTGATCAACCGGATGACGCCGGCGAAGGAAAGTTCGGAGTACGTGAAAAAACGGATTTCCAGCTGGGAAGGCTATTTGAAGATCCAGGAGCGCGGCATGGATATTCCGGATATGAAGACGCCATACGCGAAACTGGCGTTCAGCCATGATTTCAGTCGCATCACATTGACTGGCTGCCAGTTGAAAGACAAGGAATGGAAAACGCTGAAAGGGTTAAGTGTGCGGCTTGCCGGAATTGACGGGGATGTCGGCACGGTCATCAAAGCGGCGAACCGGACGGTCGAAATCGAATTGCAGCCATACGTCATCAAACAGCTGCGGGAAAAAGGGCATGTGCTTTCAAAGCGGGAAGTGGTGTTCAGCAATTTTGCGGCATTAAGCCAGATCAGAAGGCTGCGGCAAGGGTTCACGAACCTGGAAAAAGGCCTTGCCGTGAATCCGAATCTCGACCGGCTATTATTCGAAGAACAGCCGCCGGTTGCCCCGCTCAAGGAGATCCAGCCGCTGACATTCCATAACCGGCTGAACGAATTCCAGCAGCGGGCGGTGACGGGGGCGGTGGCGGCTGAAGATTTATACGTCATCCAAGGACCGCCGGGGACGGGGAAGACGACCGTCATTTCGGAGATCTGCCTGCAAAATGCGAAAAAAGGGCTGAAGACGCTTGTCGCGTCGCAATCGAATCTGGCGGTTGATAACGCGCTCGGCCGTCTGCTGGCCAATAAAGACATCCGCATTCTCCGGGTCGGCCGGACGGAGAGCATCGAAGAAGACGGCAAGAAGTTCATCGAAGAAAACGTCGGCCAGTATTGGAAAGACCATACGCTTAAAGAAATATCGGCGCAGTACGAGGCGCGCGAAAAACGCGGAATCGAGCTGGAACAGGAATTGGCGGCAATTGAGCAACGCTATCAGGAGCTGCAGCCGGTATTTGAGCGCTTAGCGAAAGCCGTCGAAGAAAAAAAGACAGCGCAAAACACGCACCGGAATATTCAAGCAGTATTAAAAGAAGAACAGAACGAAGTCATCTCCCTTGAGTCAGCGAAAGAACAGGCATTGCAGGAACAGCGGGAATTGACGCAGAAACGGCAGACGCTTCTGGAATTGATCCGCAAGCAGGAAATTTTGCTTGAAAGCAAAAGCCTTGCGTGGTTTGAGAACGAGGACAAGCGGATTTCGGATAAGATCCGGCAGCTCGAACGCGCATTGTTGGCCCGCAAGCTTGAAGACCAACTGGCCGCCGGTAAACAGGAACTCGCAGAGATTGAAGATAAACGGGGACAAGTGTCCGTCCGTCTAGAGCACCAGAACGCGCTAATCGATGAAATCGATAACACCAAGAAAGTCGATAGCCTGATGCGGCTGATGGCCGATCATAACATCAAGGAAACACCGGCAATCGATTACGAGATGAACAAACTGGAAATGATCCGCGAAGAGATGAGCGAGCGACAGAAGCTCGCGCAGCACAATGAAAGCATCACTGCAGCCATTTCGTATGTGGAGAAACTGCTCGCGCCTGCCGGTGTCGCCCTTGATCAGTTGAAAGCACAGGCGGTGAATACAGGAGAAACGTTCCCTTCAAAGGAGATTGAACAATTTCTTGAAAAGCTGCGAACGTTTCTGAAAACGAACAAGCAACTCGAGCCAGCCGTTTTGGGTAAAGCATTGGCTGGCTTATACAAAAGACAGCACCATTTATGGCAAAGAGGCGCAAAGCTGAAATCACCTGAAGTATATATAGAAGATTCGAAGCGCGCATTCGGGCAGTTGAAAAAGATGCTGAACGCGGAAACGCTGAAGCAGCAACAGCAGGATCTCATGTTGGACCAGAAATGGCAAACGGCGCTGGACAAGAAGCGCTCGGAACTGACGGCGCTTGAAGAACAGCTTAACCAATTGTCCGTGGACATCGAAATCCCGGCTGATATTGAAGCAGCCATCGATGAACAGAAAACCGCCCGCACGGAACTTCAAAAAGAGAAATTTTCTCATGAACAGACAGCGGAACGACTGGAAGAACTTCAAAAGGATAACAAGCAACAAGTCACTGCTTTAGAGCGCAACGAAGCAACAAGGACTGAAGTCCAAGCGGAACTGGCTCGATTGCAGGAACGAATGGCGGATAAAGAACAAGAACTGGACGGCTTAAAAGAAATCCTTTCTGCTGACCCTGAAGCTGAATACGAAGAAACGGCGAAACAAATCGCCAGTCTCTCTTTCCGGAACGAATCCCTGAGGCAGGAACAGAAAAATCTGCTGTTGCTTCAGTCAATCCAGAAAAAATGGCTGGGTTTATTGAATGAAGCAAATGACCATGACTTGGACGAAATCCGCAAATTATACATCAAGCACGCCAACGTGATTGGGACAACCTGCGTCGCGTCCGCCCGCAAGGATTTCATCGACAATTACCCGGTGTTCGATGTGGTGATCATCGATGAAGTGTCCAAAGCGACGCCGCCGGAACTGCTGCTGCCGATGCTGAAAGGCAAGAAAATCATTCTCGTTGGGGATCACCATCAATTGCCGCCGCTTCTTGGGAATGACACATTGGAAGAGACGCTTGAGGAAATGATCAAAGACAACAGCGGCTTCGAAGAAAAGCGGGAACTGGAGAAGCTGCTGGAAGAGTCGCTGTTTGAGCGCCTGTACAAAAACTTGCCGGAAGCGAACAAGACGATGCTCGCGATCCAATACCGGATGCATGCGGACATCATGGAAACGATTTCGCCGTTCTACAAAGGGGAGAACAAGCAATTACAATGCGGGCTTGAAGATTCCGACCGGGAGCGCGATCACTTGCTGGAATCCCGTTCCGTGAAGCGTAGCAACCATCTCATGTGGCTTGATTTGCCGAATGAACCGGCGTATTTTGAAGAGCGGATGAGCGGTGGGAAGAGCCTCTATAACTCCGCGGAACTCAATGAAATCAGTGCATTATTAATTGAAATGAATGAAGCCGTAGCTGAAGCGAAACAGGCCGGAAGAATGGAGGCGGATGAATTGAAAAGCGTCGGCGTCATTTCGTTTTACGGCGAACAAGTGAAACGGCTGCAGCGGATGATCGACCAGGAATTGCGCTTGCCGCATTTGACGATCCGGACCGGAACCGTCGACCGGTTCCAGGGGAGCGAAATGGAAATTATTCTGCTCAGCATGGTGCGCAATAATCATAATCAGCACGGCGACATCGGCTTTGCAAAAGACTACCGCCGGCTGAACGTCGCCTTGTCGCGCGCCAAGCAATTGTTGGTGCTCGTCGGCAGCTCGGACATGTTTACACAGCGCGCGAAGAAAGAGGAAACAAAGAACATGTACCGGCATGTATTGGATGTCGTGAAACGGAAAAATGGCTTGAAGCAATTGCGGGGTAGCAAGGGGTGA
- a CDS encoding LysM peptidoglycan-binding domain-containing protein, producing the protein MSTRKKFTTAALATGLILGGGLSASAAEVVTVEAGDTFWGIAEEYGVGVDQLMEDNAQYDEYGLPVGAELTVNNDDDIHFVQPGDTLSQIGEDYGVTTDDLYEYNPGVDEYGLMPGDGIVYGPGEDGAFEDEVADDDEVAQTAEDEVDEDDGLIDEDDDGAVD; encoded by the coding sequence ATGAGCACACGTAAGAAATTTACAACAGCAGCTCTTGCCACGGGTCTTATCCTCGGAGGTGGCTTATCAGCATCTGCAGCAGAAGTCGTGACGGTGGAAGCAGGCGATACCTTTTGGGGAATTGCAGAGGAATACGGAGTCGGTGTCGATCAGTTGATGGAGGACAACGCGCAGTATGACGAGTATGGCCTGCCAGTCGGTGCGGAGCTCACGGTAAATAACGACGATGACATCCATTTCGTACAGCCGGGGGATACACTTTCCCAAATCGGGGAAGATTATGGTGTGACGACGGATGATTTGTATGAATACAACCCGGGTGTCGATGAATACGGACTGATGCCAGGTGACGGAATTGTCTACGGACCTGGGGAAGACGGCGCATTTGAAGATGAAGTGGCCGATGACGATGAAGTAGCCCAAACAGCAGAAGATGAAGTCGATGAAGACGACGGCCTGATTGATGAAGATGACGATGGCGCAGTCGATTAA